The Salvelinus fontinalis isolate EN_2023a chromosome 9, ASM2944872v1, whole genome shotgun sequence sequence caacaaaatgtggaaaaagtcaaggggtgtgaatactttgtttATATTAATTCAGTTacaggggcaatctgcagttactacatccatttttggacttatgtatgtagcttagttcaactgtctcaccatcagaacccaaaatataagtgtgtttgactccaatgttttacatagctctgtctatgaatttgagagtggttacatttctccaacccTATACATGTTATTGCTTTaactgctgattgccgctttaaggCTTGTGGTAATTGTGATTGTATACCCATATTTGATCTATTACAACTAAATAATGCAGGAGGACAACATACAGAGTCACACATCTGAAGATTCAGCTTCTTCCAGGACTGCTGAATGGATGTTGTTTGATGATGGCATGTTTTCAAATAGCTGATGAAATACAGTAGGATGAAAAAATATTTTTAGCAAAACTTTGTCATACAGTATGACCCCTTCCTGCTTGATCCACTTCTTGTGAAGATTCGTCATCAGCTTTCCACTGACAGAGGGTTTCTGGAGAGAAGTTGTAAGCACTGTGGTGGCACTGCATTGAATCTTATCTTCACACCATCATGTTTACAGAGTCCCCTACCTCTCAAAAAGGAACTGAATATAAAGACTACAGCCATTGATCAGTAGTGGTTAACTTGGCAAGCTATGGGGGCGTAGTGACATTTTGAGATTATAACGGTAGTGTGTAATTGCACCTACTCTTCAACGAAATATTTATATAACTCTGGAAGTTCCATTATGCATCTGGACAGTATTTATATGGGGAGATGTAACTCTTACGGACTCAGACTACAGAGGAACCAAGACAACAGGGCAAAAGCCAGACCTTCGACATCTCAAACCATCATGAAGACTACCTGCTTGGCTCTTGGGTTATTGCTGCTGACAATGTTCCACTCCTATGCTACCCGTAAGTTCATTATATTTTCATAAGGATTGTGCATTAACAGAAGGATGTATCCCAAGTGAGTGCTTATATGCCCTCTTGATAGGGGCACTTGGATAAGTTATCCTTTTATGATCTTGATTATATACCTGTAAGATAGTCATGCTTATCTTGGGTTGATTGCCTCACGGCTTATGCTAGGAAATAGTCACAAGGATGTTCTAATTGACCCATCTTATCCCCCACAGCTCTTGGACTGCAGACATCACCAGAAAGCTGCTGTTTCAGCTTCTTCAGAGTGATAGTGCCCCGCAATAAGATTGACTCCATCCAGAAGACTCACAGAGGCTGCCCCCTACCAGCATTTGTGTAAGTGTTTGTTCCTCTTCCACTGATGCCAGAGTCCAACAGCACAAACGCTTAGTTTGAGGCCCTTGCATTGTCTCAATTATGGAAGAATAAAGAACTAGTGACTTCACTGACTTGCAACAGTCATAAAACGAATAGTACCCATCTGAATATTACCCTTTTCTTTGTATCCTTATTTCTCTACTACAGGGTCAAAACTGTCAAGGGGAAATTTATTTGCTTCCGCTTGAGTGAGCGGTGGGTACAGAAAGCCTTCAACCGGCTCAAGCAGCCAGCAGCTGTGGCCACAGGTAGAGGCATTGAGAGTTCCACTCATCCTTGACAACCTCCTCATCATGACTCAAGCCTCACCAGCTCCATGAAGACTACTCTATCCTCGACATACAAGCAGAGAGTTTTAATGTAGCTCACTGGATGGCACCAAACTTTTGGTTATCATCTTACCCCATgttttactgtactatactgtacccaTGTTCACTTTACTATAAAAACTTTCAG is a genomic window containing:
- the LOC129862599 gene encoding C-C motif chemokine 3-like, whose product is MHLDSIYMGRCNSYGLRLQRNQDNRAKARPSTSQTIMKTTCLALGLLLLTMFHSYATPLGLQTSPESCCFSFFRVIVPRNKIDSIQKTHRGCPLPAFVVKTVKGKFICFRLSERWVQKAFNRLKQPAAVATGRGIESSTHP